A genomic region of Pseudomonas sp. KU43P contains the following coding sequences:
- a CDS encoding universal stress protein has protein sequence MPSPVLIAIDASPAASTLLALAQRYCRPGEHELHVLLAIDSTFAVHDEPAPYTAEELEEYPAACEEQRLGEGAVAEAVASLRQAGFASQGCMVAGQPVEVIVGKAQELSCELIIMGHRHLSRLGRLLDPSISAKVIDRVQVPVLVGAA, from the coding sequence ATGCCCAGCCCCGTCCTGATCGCCATCGACGCCTCCCCCGCCGCCAGCACCCTGCTCGCCCTCGCCCAGCGCTACTGCCGCCCCGGCGAGCACGAACTTCACGTGCTGCTGGCCATCGACTCGACCTTCGCCGTGCACGATGAACCCGCGCCCTACACTGCCGAAGAACTGGAGGAATACCCCGCTGCCTGCGAGGAACAGCGCCTGGGCGAGGGAGCCGTGGCCGAGGCCGTTGCGTCGCTGCGGCAGGCCGGCTTTGCCAGCCAGGGCTGCATGGTCGCCGGGCAGCCGGTCGAGGTGATTGTCGGCAAGGCACAGGAACTGAGCTGCGAGCTGATCATCATGGGCCACCGGCATCTGTCACGCCTGGGACGGTTGCTGGATCCTTCGATCAGCGCGAAGGTGATTGATCGGGTGCAGGTGCCGGTTCTGGTGGGGGCGGCGTAG